TATTTACAATCAATTGATTTTGCGACTGTATATCTGTAAGTAACTTACGCATATGCTTACACCTTTCTCCGCTGCTGTCAAAAAGTTGCTATTTCTATATGTATCATATCACAAGCACGGAACTTGCTTCTATCGCCCCACATATTTACCGAAAGGATTTTGCCACCGTTTCCAGAATGTATTATACATATAAACAAGTCAGTTCTATACTACAACGCAAAGGAAGATTGTATGATGACAAACTATTGTTTTACCGCCTTTCTGGCGGCCCTCCTGTTTTTAACCGCTCCTACTACGCTTTTGGCTGCCGATAAGGTTCCCTTTAGACAAGACATCGCTCCTCAATACCAATGGCATTTGCAGGATATTTATGCCAGCGACGCGCACTGGCAGCAAGACTATGACAAACTTAAAAGCCAGCTGCCTCAACTCGCAACATACCAAGGAAAACTTGGCGCTTCCCCGCAAACGCTGCTGCAATGTCTAAAGCAGCGGGACGAGATGAGCATCACACTAGGCCGCCTGTACAGCTATGCCAAAATGCACCGCGATGAAAACACAGCTACCGCCGCCTATCAAGCGCTTACAGACAAGGCTTCCTCCTTGGGCAGCCTTTACATGGCGTCAGCTTCTTTTATCGAGCCGGAATTGTTGGCGCTTTCCCCTGAAACGATTCCTGCCTTCCTGCGGCAAGAGCCAGCACTTAAAGAGTATTCTCGCTATCTGCAAAATCTTTTACGCCAGCGTCAGCATATCCTTTCTCCAGCCGAAGAGGCTCTTCTTTCTAAGGCATCCGAATTGGGCCAAATGCCGGAAAACACCTTTGACATGCTGACCAACGCGGATTTGCGTTTCCCAGACATCACCGACAGCCAGGGAACCACATTGCCTCTGAGTGAAGGAAAATACCGCGCTTACATGTCTTTTTCAGACCGGCAGTTGCGCCAAAATGCATACCTATCTCTTTATCGAACCTATGCACAATACCGCAATACCCTTGCTTCTACCTTGAACGGCAATATCAAAAGCAGCCATTTTTTCGCCTCAACGCGGAAATATCCTTCAACCTTAGCAGCGTCTTTAGATAACGACAACATTCCCGTTGCCGTCTATGACAATGTCATCACCACGGTCAAGCAGAACCTAGCCCCCCTGCACCGCTACGCAGCCTTCAAGAAAGCAGCTTTGGGCCTTGATGAATTCCACCTGTATGATGCGTCTGCGCCTGTAACGCAAAAAGTCCAGCCGCATTACACCTACGAAGAAGCCCGTCAACTCGTACAGGCCGCTTTAGAACCCTTGGGCTCGGAATACAACACAGTGTTGACGCAAGGTATCACCTCTGGCTGGATTGACGTCTATGAAAATCAGGGCAAGCAGTCCGGCGCCTATTCTTGGGGCACCTACGGCACCCATCCCTTTGTGTTTCTAAACTATGAAGGCACTTATGACAGTGTATCTACGCTGGCCCATGAGTTAGGACATGCCATGCACACCTACTATAGTTATGCCAACCAGCCTTTTACAACCTCCGACTATTCTCTCTTCTGCGCCGAAGTCGCTTCTCAAACCAACGAGATTCTACTTGTCGAGTACATGCTAAAACACACGCAGGATACAGCCGTGCGCAAGCATCTGCTCGAACAATATCTGGATACCATCTTAGGCAGTGTGTATCGCCAAACTCAATTTGCAGAGTTTGAAAAAATCATTCATGAGCGCACCGCTAAAGGTGATGCGCTTACGGCCGACGATTTTGACGCTATCTGGCATAATTTAAATCTTCAATATTGGGGTCCTGACGCGGTACTTGATAAAGAAAGCGATGTCGGTTGGTCGCGGATTCCCCACTTTTATCGAAACTTCTATGTATATCAGTATGCCACTGGCTACGCAGCTGCAACAGCTTTAAGCGAGCAAATTCTCACCGGCGGCGAACCTGCCCGCCAAAAATACCTGCAGTTCTTAAAAAGCGGCTCTTCCGACGATCCTTTGCAATTATTACGACGGGCTGGCGTTGATATGGCGACTCCCTTACCTCTAGAAATTACACTACAAAAATTCTCCCGCCTTCTCGACGAACTAGAATCCCTATAAGCGAACAAAAAAGGAGCGCCTCTCCAGAAGCGCTCCTTTCCCCTTATCATACAGCGTACAAGGCGTTCAGAATCAGTCCTTGCGTTGCACTGTAGGTAGCCAGCGAGAAAACCGTTATCGCCAGTGCCGCATAGACAGCACAGAGCAGTATTTTTTCTCCTGCGGTTAAATCTTCCGTTATCGTTGCAGGGCAATTTTTTTCGCAATACGTAGTATCCATATCGTTCATCCCTCTCATTTACAAAACAGTTTTCATGTTAAGATGTGGTACTTGTATTATAGCTCTGTACTGCTCGTAAGTAAATGAGAATAATTATTGTTTGAATTTTAAATGCAATGGCATTTTTTCGAAAACAAGAGTCTTTGCATCAATGCACATTCATCAGCACCAGCAAAATAGTCATAATCACAATACTAATCATAATAGAAACCGAATTAGTCAAGCTAGCCAAAATGCCATTCCCTTGGCATTTTTCCGTAAATAATGGTGCAATAGCGGGAATCGGCGCAAAAACTAGCAAAACCAACACTTGCCGGATTTCCAAAGAAAAAGGAGTATAATAATAAAAAATCCAAGCAAATACCGCGGAAACAGCATAG
This genomic window from uncultured Anaeromusa sp. contains:
- the pepF gene encoding oligoendopeptidase F, translated to MMTNYCFTAFLAALLFLTAPTTLLAADKVPFRQDIAPQYQWHLQDIYASDAHWQQDYDKLKSQLPQLATYQGKLGASPQTLLQCLKQRDEMSITLGRLYSYAKMHRDENTATAAYQALTDKASSLGSLYMASASFIEPELLALSPETIPAFLRQEPALKEYSRYLQNLLRQRQHILSPAEEALLSKASELGQMPENTFDMLTNADLRFPDITDSQGTTLPLSEGKYRAYMSFSDRQLRQNAYLSLYRTYAQYRNTLASTLNGNIKSSHFFASTRKYPSTLAASLDNDNIPVAVYDNVITTVKQNLAPLHRYAAFKKAALGLDEFHLYDASAPVTQKVQPHYTYEEARQLVQAALEPLGSEYNTVLTQGITSGWIDVYENQGKQSGAYSWGTYGTHPFVFLNYEGTYDSVSTLAHELGHAMHTYYSYANQPFTTSDYSLFCAEVASQTNEILLVEYMLKHTQDTAVRKHLLEQYLDTILGSVYRQTQFAEFEKIIHERTAKGDALTADDFDAIWHNLNLQYWGPDAVLDKESDVGWSRIPHFYRNFYVYQYATGYAAATALSEQILTGGEPARQKYLQFLKSGSSDDPLQLLRRAGVDMATPLPLEITLQKFSRLLDELESL